From one Agathobaculum sp. NTUH-O15-33 genomic stretch:
- a CDS encoding dicarboxylate/amino acid:cation symporter, with protein sequence MSEPKKRKKTGLTTRIFVALLLGAALGVALHYAAQGSPAVQRIVVDGVFNVVGNGFLRLMKMLVVPLVFCSLICGAAAIGDTKTLGRVGVKTICFYLLTTALAVGVALAVAGIINPGMGLDMSSVETVQPALATKTAFADTLLDIIPENPVKSLAEGNMLQIIVFALLIGIILAKLQDKVQQVTNFFQQANDIMMEMTMMVMSLAPVGVFCLIAKTFSELGLSAMKPMIWYMVAVLLALAVQCFGVYQILLKLFTGLNPLHFVRKFLPVMGFAFSTATSNATIPLNIETLENKMGVSRRISSFTIPLGATINMDGTSIMQGVAVVFVAQAFGIALSPADYLTVIATATLASIGTAGVPSVGLVTLAMVFDSVGLPVAGIGLIMGIDRLLDMARTAVNITGDAVCTTIVACQDGSCDREVFRAK encoded by the coding sequence ATGAGCGAACCTAAAAAGCGCAAAAAAACCGGCCTGACCACCCGCATCTTCGTGGCGCTGCTGCTCGGCGCGGCGCTGGGCGTGGCGCTGCACTATGCCGCGCAGGGCAGCCCCGCGGTGCAGCGCATCGTGGTGGACGGCGTGTTTAACGTGGTCGGAAACGGTTTTCTGCGGCTGATGAAAATGCTGGTCGTGCCGCTGGTGTTCTGTTCGCTCATCTGCGGCGCGGCGGCCATCGGCGATACCAAAACGCTGGGACGCGTGGGCGTCAAAACCATATGCTTTTACCTGCTGACGACCGCGCTCGCGGTCGGCGTGGCGCTGGCGGTGGCGGGTATTATCAATCCCGGCATGGGGCTCGATATGTCGAGCGTTGAGACCGTGCAGCCCGCGTTGGCCACCAAAACCGCCTTTGCCGATACGCTGCTGGATATCATTCCTGAAAATCCGGTCAAATCGCTGGCAGAGGGCAACATGCTGCAGATCATCGTGTTCGCCCTGCTGATCGGCATCATTTTGGCAAAGCTGCAGGATAAGGTACAGCAGGTGACGAACTTTTTTCAGCAGGCCAACGATATCATGATGGAAATGACCATGATGGTCATGAGCCTTGCGCCGGTCGGCGTGTTCTGCCTGATCGCCAAAACCTTTTCCGAGCTTGGCCTTTCGGCCATGAAGCCGATGATCTGGTACATGGTCGCCGTGCTGCTCGCGCTGGCGGTGCAGTGCTTCGGCGTTTATCAGATCCTGCTGAAGCTGTTCACCGGCCTGAATCCCTTGCACTTTGTCCGCAAATTCCTGCCTGTGATGGGCTTTGCGTTTTCCACCGCGACCTCGAACGCCACCATCCCGCTCAACATCGAAACGCTGGAAAACAAAATGGGCGTATCGCGCCGCATTTCGTCCTTTACCATCCCGCTCGGCGCGACCATTAACATGGACGGCACCTCGATCATGCAGGGCGTGGCGGTCGTTTTTGTGGCGCAGGCGTTCGGCATTGCGCTATCTCCGGCGGATTACCTGACCGTCATCGCCACGGCGACGCTCGCCTCGATCGGCACGGCGGGCGTGCCTAGCGTCGGTCTGGTCACGCTGGCCATGGTGTTCGATTCGGTCGGCCTGCCGGTCGCGGGCATCGGCCTGATCATGGGCATCGACCGGCTGCTCGATATGGCGCGCACCGCGGTCAACATCACGGGCGACGCGGTCTGCACCACGATCGTCGCCTGTCAGGACGGCTCGTGCGACCGCGAGGTGTTCCGCGCAAAATAG
- a CDS encoding flavodoxin family protein: protein MKQKKVLILSASPRQGGNSDTLCDQFRKGAEEAGHAAEKIFLRDHKVQYCTGCGLCVGRKGTCSQQDDMADIAQKMLAADVIVMATPVYFYTMDAQMKTLIDRCCAYYTGMENKEFYFIVTAADQDISAMERTIEGFRGFTLCLDGAVEKGIVYGVGAWNRGEIVHTPAMAQAYEMGRRV from the coding sequence ATGAAGCAGAAAAAGGTATTGATCCTTTCCGCCAGTCCCCGGCAGGGCGGCAATTCGGACACCCTGTGCGACCAGTTCCGAAAGGGCGCAGAAGAGGCCGGACACGCGGCGGAAAAAATTTTCCTGCGCGATCACAAGGTGCAATACTGTACGGGCTGCGGCCTATGTGTCGGCCGTAAGGGAACCTGCTCGCAGCAGGACGATATGGCGGACATCGCGCAAAAGATGCTCGCGGCCGATGTGATCGTCATGGCGACGCCGGTGTATTTTTACACCATGGACGCCCAGATGAAGACTTTGATCGACCGCTGCTGCGCCTACTATACCGGCATGGAAAATAAGGAATTCTATTTTATCGTCACCGCCGCGGATCAGGATATTTCCGCCATGGAGCGCACGATCGAAGGCTTCCGCGGATTTACGCTCTGTCTGGACGGCGCGGTGGAAAAGGGTATCGTTTACGGTGTGGGCGCGTGGAACAGGGGCGAGATCGTCCATACGCCCGCCATGGCGCAAGCCTATGAAATGGGAAGGCGTGTATGA
- a CDS encoding aldo/keto reductase, with translation MKNFGFGCMRLPMIGGLEGRVDQAHFNRMIDRFLAEGFTYFDTAHGYLNGKSETAIREGLVKRYPRDAYLLTDKLTENYFRSEADIRPFFQQQLEATGVSYFDYYLMHALTVEHYQKFTAAGAFAVAGQLKAEGKIRHLGISFHDKPALLTQILTEHPEIEVVQIQFNYADYDNPSIESRAVYEVCRQFGKPVIVMEPVKGGGLVNLPDDARAILAGLRGGSPASYAIRYAASFEGIFMVLSGMSTYEQLEDNLSFMKDFRPLDENEFAAIERVRDILKRQDTVPCTACQYCVAGCPKRIRIPDLFACLNAKKQYADWNSDFYYDVSTAGHGKASDCIGCKQCERACPQHLPIAELLKTVTDTFEGGANA, from the coding sequence ATGAAAAACTTTGGATTCGGCTGCATGCGCCTGCCGATGATCGGCGGGCTGGAAGGGCGGGTCGATCAGGCGCACTTCAACCGCATGATCGACCGGTTTCTGGCCGAAGGCTTTACTTATTTTGATACCGCCCACGGTTATCTGAACGGAAAGAGCGAGACCGCCATCCGCGAAGGGCTGGTAAAGCGCTATCCGCGCGACGCTTATCTGTTAACCGATAAGCTAACCGAAAACTACTTCCGGTCCGAAGCGGATATCCGGCCGTTTTTCCAGCAGCAGCTGGAAGCCACCGGCGTTTCGTATTTTGATTATTATCTGATGCACGCGCTGACCGTGGAGCATTATCAGAAATTCACTGCCGCGGGCGCGTTTGCAGTCGCCGGTCAGCTCAAGGCGGAAGGCAAAATTCGCCACCTTGGCATTTCCTTTCACGACAAGCCCGCCCTGTTGACCCAGATCTTGACCGAGCACCCGGAGATCGAAGTGGTGCAAATCCAGTTCAACTATGCCGATTACGACAACCCCAGCATTGAAAGCCGCGCCGTGTACGAGGTATGCCGTCAATTCGGCAAGCCGGTGATCGTCATGGAGCCGGTCAAGGGCGGCGGGCTGGTCAACCTGCCGGACGACGCCCGCGCCATTCTGGCCGGCCTGCGCGGCGGCAGCCCGGCCAGCTACGCCATCCGCTATGCTGCCTCCTTTGAAGGTATTTTCATGGTGCTCAGCGGCATGAGCACCTACGAGCAGCTTGAGGACAATCTGAGCTTTATGAAGGATTTCCGGCCGCTGGATGAAAATGAATTTGCCGCCATCGAGCGCGTGCGGGACATTCTGAAACGGCAGGACACGGTTCCCTGCACCGCCTGCCAGTACTGCGTTGCGGGCTGCCCCAAGCGCATACGGATCCCCGACCTGTTTGCCTGCCTGAACGCCAAAAAACAGTACGCGGACTGGAACAGCGATTTTTATTACGACGTCAGCACCGCCGGACACGGCAAAGCTTCGGATTGTATCGGGTGCAAGCAGTGCGAGCGCGCCTGCCCGCAGCACCTGCCCATTGCCGAACTGCTGAAAACCGTGACGGATACCTTTGAAGGAGGCGCAAACGCATGA
- a CDS encoding ECF transporter S component yields MNNTLTLTRTTVIQTAKARTAATLAAVIAAVAVPQFFHMLGAASGMGAALGQTLLPMHLPILLVGLLAGPAAGLVAGALGPIASFALSGMPGAAMLPFMILELAGYGLAAGLLAGTKLPAFAKVLLAQLAGRLVRAIAVLAAVYGLGAQTVAVASIWTSVAAGLPGLVLQWSLLPLMLFWLEHREHGDA; encoded by the coding sequence ATGAACAACACCCTTACCCTGACTAGGACCACAGTCATTCAAACCGCGAAAGCCCGCACCGCCGCCACGCTGGCGGCCGTGATCGCCGCGGTGGCCGTTCCCCAGTTCTTCCATATGCTCGGCGCGGCTTCCGGCATGGGCGCCGCGTTGGGACAAACGCTGCTGCCAATGCATCTGCCCATTTTGCTGGTCGGCCTACTGGCCGGGCCCGCGGCCGGTCTGGTCGCGGGGGCGCTGGGGCCCATTGCCAGCTTCGCGCTTTCCGGAATGCCCGGCGCGGCCATGCTGCCTTTTATGATCTTGGAGCTCGCGGGCTACGGGCTTGCCGCCGGACTGCTGGCCGGGACCAAGCTGCCCGCTTTCGCTAAGGTACTGCTCGCCCAGCTTGCGGGCCGTCTGGTGCGCGCCATCGCGGTTTTGGCCGCCGTTTACGGTCTTGGCGCGCAGACCGTTGCCGTCGCTTCGATCTGGACGTCGGTCGCCGCGGGTCTACCCGGTCTGGTGCTCCAGTGGAGTTTGCTGCCCCTCATGCTGTTCTGGCTAGAGCACCGGGAGCACGGCGATGCATGA